CGGTGCCGGCCCGTGCGATCACGCCGCCGCTGATCACCGAGCTCACGAAGTGCGGCGAGGGCGCGAGCGCCCGCCCGAGCTCCTGGTACACGACGACCGCGTCGAGCATCGACATCCCGGAGCCACCCCACGCCTCGGGCAGTGTCAGGCCGAGCAGGCCCAACTCCGCCAGCTGCAGCCAGAACTTCTCGGGATAGCCGACGGGGTCGTCCTCCATCTGGCGGACGACGTCGAGGCCCGCGTGCTTGGTGCACACGCCTCGCACGGTGTCGCGCAGGAGCTCCTGCTCGGGCGTGAGGTCGAGGTCCATGTCGTGTTGCCTCCGGATCAGGGCTGCCAGCGTGCGCCGCGCCGGTCCCAGGGGTTGTCGTCGGGGCCCGTCGGGATGGCGACGCGCGCCGCGCACTCGGTGCAGGTCTGATCGCCCACGCGCAGGGTGACGTCGACCGCGACCCACGCGCAGCCCGTGGCGTCGACGTCGACCGAACGCACCACGCCCGACAGCACCATGGTGTCGCCGGGGAACACCGAGCCGGACATGCGGAACCGCATGCGCCCGAGACGGCNNNNNNNNNNNNNGCGGCCTGGGTGGGCGTGTTCATGAAGATGTCGCGCATCCCGTTGCGGTGGACGGCGAAGTCATGGTCGTGGTGCATGGGTCGCCAGTCGCGGCTCGCGAGCGCGCCCAGCACGATGGTCGTGGCGGTGACGTCGTGGACGAGGGGCGCGAGCTCCTGGCCCTCACGCACCTGTTCGACGGTCACGTCGGCGCCCCTCATGTCGGCGCTCTGCGGTAGCCGAATCCGGTGTAGGACTCGACACCGACCACCTCGTCGCGCTGGTTGCGGTACTCGACGTCGATCACCCAGAACCGGCCGGTGCCCAGGCGGGTCGTCTTCTCCTCGCTCACCGAGCGCAGGATCTGGCGGCTCGACACCTCGTCGCCCGGCCGCACGGGGTCGTGGAAGACGATCGTGTTTTCGGAGATCACGGCCTCCGGTAGGCCGAAGTGCTCCTTGAGGTCGAAGTGCACCTGCAGCGGCAGTAGCTCCCCGGTGCGACCTGGGGCCCAGTGGTGCGGGCGAAACCACACCGACAACATCGTGGGCGGGGCGATCGGTCCGCCGGTGATCGTCCTCGCCACCTCGTCGTCCCAGAACAGCGGGTTGGCATTCTCCACCGACGCGCACGTGGACCAGATGTAGCCGCGCTCCACCGGGAAGCCGCCCCTCTGCTCGTACTGCACGCATCCGACACGCGCCGCGACGTCGTCCGGCAACCCGCCCTGTTCGGCACCCGAGCTCACGCCACAACCCCCGCCCGCCGCAGCTCGACGGACTCCTCGGGCGAGATCCCGGCCGCGCGCAGGAGCTCGTCGGTGTCGGTGAGATCGCTGTCGGGCACGGCCGCGGGCCCGCTCGGTCGGGTCATCCCCGCGAGGGTGGGCGCGAGCTGTCGGAACGACCCGTGGCAGGGGTGCACGGCGTCGACGAACGCGCCCCGCGCGTTGAACTGCGGGTCGTCGACCAGCTCGGCAACGGACAGCACGGGCGCGACGCAGGTGTCGGCCGGGCCCAGCTCGTCGATCCACGCGTCGCGATCGCGCGTTGCGAAGGCGGCGCGCAGATCGGCTCGGATCTCGTCCTGGACGTCGTCGTCGGTCTGGTGGTCCGCCCACCGCTCGAGTCCGAGGGCGCGGCAGAGGTTCGACCAGAACCGTGCCTCGATGGCTGCGACCGACAGCCATCTCCCGTCCGCTGCGACGTAGGTGTCGTAGCAGGCGTAGCGGCCGGTGAGCATCCCGTGACGTGGACCGGGTCGCGCCCCCGTGGCCAGATGCTCGTCGATCTGCAGTGCCATCAGCGCGAGCACGCCTTCCGCCACCGAGACGTCGAGGTAGGCGCCGTCGCCCGTTGCGCTGCGACGGACGAGCGCGGCGAGGATGGCGATCACCGCGTGCATGCCGCCGCCCGCGCTGTCGGCCACGGTGGCACCGGGGATCGGCGGTTGGCCGTCGGGCCCCGGTCCCGAGCAGTCGAGGAAGCCACCGGTCGCGAGGTAGTTCAGGTCGTGACCCGCCCAAGCGGCGCGCGGGCCGCGCTGTCCGTAACCGGTCGTGGAGCAGTAGACGATGCCCGGGTTGCGCGCCCTGACGTCGTCGTAGCCGATGCCGAGCCGGTCGACCACGCCCGGCCGGTAGCTCTCCAGCACGACGTCGGCGCCGTCGGCGAGGCGCAGGAAGACGTCGCGACCCTCGGGCGCCTTGAGGTCGACCAGTGCCCGCCGCATCTCCCGGTGCGCGCTGTACGCATGGAAGGGCGGTGTGATCTGCACACCGTCCTGCGCGGGGACGGGCCCGACCTTGACCACGTCGGCGCCGTAGTCGGCCAGCCACCGCGAGGCCCGCGCCGCGGGACCGACGCTCGCGAGGTCGAGCACGGTGACGCCCCTGAGCATGCCCTCCCTCATCGACGCGGCCCGGTCATGTCAGAAGTTCTTGGGGAGGCCGAGCTTGCGCCGGGAGATGATGTTCTTCTGCACCTCCGAGGTGCCACCACCGATGGTGTCGATCACCGTGTAGCGGTAGGTCGACTCCGCCCGGCCCTTCATCGGCGCGTCGTCGGTGCGCACCCGCAGCTGCGATCCCGGTCCGCCGACGTCCATCGAGGTGTCGGCCAATCGCTTCGACAGCTCGGTGGCGAACAGCTTGTACTCGGAGGCCTCGGTGGTCGGCGGCGGGCCGCCTTTCATCGAGGCGGCGACGAACCGCAGCCCGAGCACGCGCGCCACCTCGGCCTCGGTGACGAGGTGGGCGACCTGGCGGCGGATCACCGGGTCATCGCGCAGCGGCCGCCCGTCGCGCGTCTCGGTGGCGACGTGCTCGCACAGGAGCTCGAGCCGCTGCTGGATGGGGGAGAACGTGAACATGGTGAAGCGCTCGAGGTCGAGCGCCTCGGAGATGTACTGGAAGCCGCGGTTGACCTCGCCGACCACGTAGTCGTCCGACACCCAGACGTCGTCGAAGAACACGTCGTTGGTGCGCTCGTCGCCCATCGTCCAGATCCCGTTGATCGTGATGCCGGGATGGTCGAGTGGCACGAGGAACAACGTGATCCCGTTGTGCTTGGGGGCGTCGGGATCGGTGCGAGCCCCCACCCAGTACCACTCGGCGAAGTGGGCCGACGTCGTCCACGTCTTCTGGCCGTTCAGCCGCCATCCCTCGCCGTCGCGAGTCGCCCGCAACTTCATGGAGGCCGCGTCGGAGCCCGCGTCGGGCTCGCTGTAGCCGACTGCGAACTCGACCTCGTTGCGCAGGATCTTGGGCAGGAACTCGCGCTTGAGCTTGTCGCTCCCGTGGGCCAGCACCGTCTTGCCGATGATGCCGACGCCCTTGCCGATCTGCGGCCCGCCCCGCCGGGCCAGCGCCTCGTTGAGGAGGTACTCGTAGACCCCTTCGCCCTCCTGGCCGCCCCACTCCTTGGGCCAGGTGATGCCGAGCCAGCCGCGGTCCGCGATCTTGCGCATGAGCTCGCGCCGCTTCGGCGTGTCGACGATCTGGGCCATGTTCTCCCGCGTCACGTCGAACACGTCGGGGTCGTCGTTCTCGTCGAGGAACCGCTCGACCTCGTCGGCGAAGGCGAGCTGCTCGGGCGAGAAGTCGAAGTCCATGCAGGCTCCCTCCCTCCAGATCTGACGACCCGTCAGTTTACTGACATGCGATCACTCCGTCGCCCGCCAGGGCCTCCAGCTCACCGTCGCCGAGCCCGAGCTCGCGGCGGAGCACCTCGTCGGTGTGCTCACCCACCCAGGGCACCCTCGTCTCGGGGCCCTCGGCCACCTTGGAGAGCTTCACGGGGTTGCCGGGCACGATCACGTCACCGTCGACACCATCGGCGCGTGCCATCTCCACCAACATGTTGCGCGCCGCCAGATGGGGGTCGGCCGTCACCTCGGCCGCGTCGTGGCATGGGCCCGCGGCGACGCCGGCGGCGGTCAGAACCTCGGCGGCCTCGACCTTCGTGCGGGTGGCGGCCCACGCCTCGATTCCCGGGCGCAGGACGTCGTCGAGGTGCTCGCCCCAGCCGGCGCGTGTTGCGAGCCGCGCGTCGCCGATCCACTCCGGACGTTCGACCACGCGCGCCAGGCGCTCGAACTGGTGCTCGCGGACGAGTTGCATCACGAACCAGCCGTCGGACGCCCGGAACACATCGAGGATGAACGGTTGCGGGAACGCCCTGCGTTCGACGCCGAGCGACGCGAGGTTGGTCACGATGTCGGTCATCGCGACGGTCGCGTCGTACATGGCGACGTCGACCTGTTGACCCTCGCCCGTGCGGTCGCGGTGGCGCAGCGCGGCCAGCACACCGATGGTGGCGAACAGCGCGGAGCTGATGTCGCCGAGCGCGCCGACCGGGTTGGCCCGCGGCGGCTGGTCGGGCGGACGCATGTACTCGTAGATCCCCGACATGGCCTCGACGATCGACGCGTACGCGGGCCATTGCGCGTACGGCGACGCACCGGTGCCGAAGCCCGAGACCGAGACGTAGATCGCCCGCGGGTGGACCGCGGCGACGACGTCGTACCCGAGGCCCAGCCGGTCCATCGTGCCGGCCTTGAAGTTCTCGGCCACCACGTCGAAGCGTGGTACGAGGCGCAGGAAGAGGTCGCGGCCCTCGGGTGCCTTCAGGTCGATCGCCACGCTGCGCTTGTTGAGGTTGTTGCGCAGGAACGTGGCGCCGACGTCGCGGCCGGACGGGTCGCGCATGGAGGGCTGTGATCCCCGTCCCGACTCGCCCGCGGGAGGCTCGATCTTGACGACCTCGGCGCCCAAGCGGGCAAGCAGCTGCGTCGCGAACGGCAGGGCCTGCATCTGCTCGACGGCGAGCACGCGCACGCCGTCGAGCGGCTTGCCCCAGTGGTCTGCGTCAGCGTTCGCGGTGTCGCCGAGGCGCACGGCAGGCCGAGGCGAGCGCGTCAGCCCAGCTCGCTACCGACCACCGAGATGAACGACACCATCTCGCCGGGGTAGCCGCCGAGGTTGTGGGTGAGGGCGAGCCGGCGGTCGTTGCCGAGCCGCCTCTCCTCGGGCGCCTCGCCGCGCAGCTGGAGCCAGCACTCGAAGATCATCCGCAGGCCCGACGCACCGACCGGGTGACCGAAGCTCTTCAGGCCGCCGTCGGGGTTGACCGGCAGGTCGCCTCCGAGATCGAACGACCCCGCCAGGATCTCCTTCCAGCCCGTGCCCCTTTCGGCGAACCCGAGGTCCTCCATGAGCGCGAGCTCGGTGGGTGTGAAGCAGTCGTGCACCTCGGCCATCGCCAGCTCGTGGCGCGGGTCGGTGATGCCCGCCTGGCGGTACGCGTCCTCCGCGCTGGCCACCACCTCGGGAAAGGTCGTGTAGTCGTAGTCGGGGTCTGCGAGCCCGCTGCCGGTGCCGGCCACGAAGGAGAGGGCCTTGATGTAGAGCGGCTTGTCGGTGTAGCGGTGCGCGTCCTCGGCGCGGACGACGATCGCGGCGGCGGAGCCGTCGGCGACGCCCGCGCAGTCGAACACGCCGAGCAGGCCGGCGACGCGCGGCGACGCGCAGATCGTCTCGGTGCTGACCTCGCGCCGGAACTGGGCACGGGGGTTGCGCGCGCCGTTGTAGTGGTTCTTCCACGCGATGCGCGCGAGCACGTCGCGCATCTCCTCGTCACTCACGCCGTACTTCCGCGCATAGCTGGGGGCGACCATGCTGTACATGGCGGCCGCGGTGAGCGTGCGCTGGGTGCCGTCGGTCGGCGGGGAGCCGGCGCCCCCGGCGAGGCCCTGGTAGCCGCTGTCCTTCACCTTCTCGACGCCCAGCGCCATTGCCACGTCGTAGGCGCCGGAGGCCACTGCGTACGCGGCCCCGCGCAGCGCCTCGGATCCGGTCGCGCAGTAATTCTCGACGCGCGTCACCGGCTTGCCCTCGACCTGGAGCGGGCGGGCGAGGGTGATGCCGCTCATCCCGCTCGTCGCCGTCCCCAGCCAGAAGGCGTCGATGTCGTCCTTCTCGATGCCGGCCGAGGCGAGCGTCTCGTTCGCCGCCTGCACCATGAGATCGTCGGCGCCGCGGTCCCAGTGCTCGCCGAACGGCGTGCAGGCGGCGCCGACGATCGCGACCTGGTCCTTGATCCCGTGTGAGGGCATCGAGCTCTCCTATCCGTCCTGTCGGTCGGGCCGGTCGTGAGGCGACCCGATCGGTCGGGCCTTCCAGAAGTAATTGTGGATCCCATCCGCGGTGAAGAGGCGCCGGAACGTCATCTCGACCCGGTCGCCGACCTGCACGTCGCTCTCGGCGACGTCGGTGAGCTCGACGGGGAACCGGCCGCCGCCGTCGAAGTCCACGATGGCGAAGACGATCGGCGGGCTGGGGGAGTAGGCGATCCGGTCGACGGTGTAGGCGGCGATCGTGCCGGGGACGTCGGCCATCGCGGCCGAGCCGGTGCCTCCGGGCAGCGGCGGGAGCTGCGGCGCGTCGGTGTCGGGGTCGCGCCGGCCCACGAAGCCGAACTTCCAGTCCTCGTGCCGGGCCGATGCCGAAGCGGACACGCGTCCGGGCTCGGGGCGCCGGGGAGGCTCGACGGGGAGCATGCCCCGCCAGGCAAGGAACTTGCCGTACCCGACCGGCCGCGCGGTCGCGACCTGGTCCGCGACCGCGGACGCGGTCCGGCACCCGGCGAGGGCTGCGGTGGTGCGGAACAGCAGCACGTCGGCCCCATCGGCCAGCACCACCAACGCAATCACCTGGCCGGATGCTCCCGACGCCGCCGACGCTAGGGACATCGCCTCGAGCGTCGCCGCGAGGAGCAGGGCCGGGTGCGCGGCGCCGGTGTTGCCGACGGTCGCACCCAGGTCGTCGACGATCGCCTCCTTCGCGACGCCGAGCCGGTTGACCAGCGACCGGGTGGCGCGCGCATGGGCGCTCGTGACGATGACGCGATCGACGTCGGCGGGCGTGAGCTCCGCCTGCTTGAGCGCGTCGCTCCACGCCCGCTCGCCCAGCGCGACGTACCTCGTCTCGCCGAAGCGTTCCTCCCACACCTTCGAACGCACGTCGCCCGGCGCCCGCCAGCGGTCGAGGAACTCGGCGGTGATCGACGCCGCGCCGATGTGCTCCGCGAGCAGCGGCGCCGACGCGTCGTCACCGACGAGCAGCGCGGCTGCTCCGTCGCCGCCGGAGGCTTCGTCCGCGCCGCCGGGGAAGCCGGTGCGCATGTCGGCCGCCACCACCAGCACCGTGTCGTTCCCCGCGAGGGCGATACGGAGCGCGCCCACCGCCGAACGCTGCGCCCCTCCGAGGTCGAGGGCCGCGACGTCGTCGTCGAGGCGCAACGCCGCGTGGATGGCGGTGGCATTGGTCTTGTCGAGATAGGCGGGCGTCACGGTCGAGAACCACACCATGTCGGGCCGCGGCGAATCGGCTGCCGCGCGCAACGCCAGCCGGGCCGCCTCGAAGCCCATCGTCGTGGTGTCCTCGTCGTAGGAGGCGACACTCCGGCTGCCTCTGCCCCCACCCGCGCCCACGAACGGAGCGATCGCCGACCGGTCGAGCCGCCCATGGGGGACGTAGCCCCCCGCGCTCAGGATTCCTCTCATGGCACCGGGAGTGTAGGTCCCGCTGGAGGACCTACGGTCGGGCCATGACTTACGCATCGATCGCATATCGCACCGACGGTCGCATCGCCCGGATCACGCTCGACCGGCCGGAGCGGCTCAACGCCATCGACGATCACATGCCCCGCGAGATCCGGCTCGCGGTCGACGAGGCGAACGCCGACCCCGCGGTCCACGTGATCGTGGTGGAAGGGGCGGGCCGGGCGTTCTGCGCGGGCTACGACCTCAAGCGCTATGCGGAGCGAGTCGACGCCGGCGCGCAGGTGTCTGGCCGCATGCCGTGGGACCCGATGGCGGACTACCGGCTGATGCGCCGGAACACCGACGACTTCATGTCGCTCTGGCGCAGCTACAAGCCGACGATCGCCAAGGTCCATGGGTACGCCGTCGCGGGAGGCAGCGACATCGCCCTCAGCTGCGACCTCGTCGTGATGGCCGAGGACGCCCGCATCGGCTACATGCCGGCGCGTGTCTGGGGCTGTCCGACCACGGCCATGTGGGTGTTCCGCCTCGGCGCCGAACGGGCGAAGCGGCTGTTGTTCACGGGCGACACGATCGACGGCCGGACCGCGGCCGAATGGGGTCTCGTCGCCGAGGCCGTGGCGGCACGCGACCTCGACACAACCGTCGATGCGCTGGCCGAGCGGGTGGCAGGCGTGCCGCGCAACCAGCTGATGATGCAGAAGCTGATGATCAACAGCGCGGTCGACGCCATGGGCCTGCACGCGACGCAGACCCTCGCGACGGTGTTCGACGGCATCGCCCGCCACTCGCCGGAAGGCGTGTGGTTCCAGCAGCACGCCGAGGCGCACGGGTTCCACGACGCCGTCGAATGGCGGGACTCCGGACGGCCGATCCCCGACGGCGACGAGGCCCGAGCCCTGCTGCGGGACGACGATCCCGTCTGACCTGCTCCGGAACGGTCGAGGTGACCGGTACCATGAGAGTGCCCATGACGTCTCCCCGCCTCTCCTCGCGCGCCGATCTGCGCAACCTGGCGATCGTCGCCCACGTCGACCACGGCAAGACCACCCTCGTCGACGCCATGCTCTGGCAGTCCGGCGCGTTCCGCGCCCACCAGGAGGTGGCGGAGCGGGTCATGGACTCGATGGACCTCGAGCGGGAGAAGGGCATCACCATCCTGGCCAAGAACACCGCGGTGCGGCACTCGGGCGTGAAGCTCAACATCGTCGACACGCCGGGCCACGCCGACTTCGGCGGCGAGGTGGAGCGGGCGCTCGCGATGGTCGACGGCGTGTTGCTGCTCGTCGACGCCAGCGAGGGACCACTGCCCCAGACCCGCTTCGTGCTGCGGAAGGCGCTCGAGCGGCACCTGCCCGTCGTGCTCGTGATCAACAAGGTCGACCGACCCGACAGCCGCATCAAGGAGGTCGTCGACGAGGTCTACGAGCTGTTCCTCGACCTCGACGCGGGCGAAGTGCAGATCGAGTTCCCCATCGTGTACTGCAACGCGCGCGCCGGTCGGGCCTCGTTCGACCCGGCCGACGTCGGCACCGACCTGGAGCCGCTGTTCGAGGCCATCTTCGAGCACATCCCCGCGCCCACGTTCGATCCCGAGCACCCGCTGCAGGCACTGGTCGCCAACCTCGACGCGTCGCCTTACGTCGGACGTCTTGCGCTGTGCCGTGTGCGTCACGGCACCATCCGCCGCGGTCAGCAGGTGGCCTGGTGCCGGGCCGACGGCACGATCGAGCGGGTGAAGATCACCGAGATGTACGTGACCGAGGCGCTCGACCGGGTCGACGCGGACGAGGCGGGACCGGGGGAGATCATCGCGGTCGCCGGCCTGCCCGACGTCACAATCGGCGAGACGCTCGCCGACCCCGACGACCCGCGGTTCCTGCCCGTCATCCGCGTCGACGAGCCCAGCCTCGGGATGACGCTCGGCGTCAACACGTCGCCCCTCGCGGGCCTCGACGGCAGGAAGCTCACCGCCCGGCTGATCAAGAGCCGGCTCGACTCGGAGCTGGTCGGGAACGTGTCGCTGTGGGTGCTCCCCACCGAGCGCCCCGACACCTGGGAGGTGCAGGGCCGCGGCGAGCTCCAGCTCGCGGTGCTCGTCGAGATGATGCGACGCGAGGGCTTCGAGCTCACCGTGGGCAAGCCCCAGGTGGTGACGCGCATCGTCGACGGCAAGGTCCACGAGCCGGTCGAGCGGGTGTCGATCGACGCGCCCGAGGAGTTCCTCGGCGTGGTGACGCAACTTCTCGCTCTGCGCAAGGGTCGGCTCGAGCAGATGGTGAACCACGGCACGGGCTGGGTGCGCCTCGACTACCTGGTGCCGGCGCGCGCGCTCATCGGGTTTCGCACGGAGTTCCTCACCGAGACGCGCGGTACCGGCGTGCTGCATCATGTGTTCGATCGGTTCGAGCCGTGGTACGGCGAGCTCCGCACCCGGCCCTCGGGCTCGCTCGTCGCCGACCGGTCCGGGCCGACGACGACCTACGCGCTGCTGAGCCTGCAGGAGCGCGGGGCGCTCTTCGTGGGGCCCGGTGAGGAGGTCTACGAAGGGATGATCGTGGGTGAGAACGCGCGCACCGAGGACATGGACGTGAACCCCACGAGGGAGCGCAAGCTGACGAACATGCGATCTTCCACCGCCGACGAGCTGGTGCGGCTGATCCCGCCGCGTCTGCTGTCGCTCGAGCAGGCTCTCGAGTTCATCCGCGAGGACGAGTGCATCGAGGTCACGCCCAAGCAGGTTCGCCTGCGCAAGGCGATCCTCGACCAGGCCGACCGCGGCCGCCGCACGGCCAACGCCAAGCGTGCCCGTCTGCGCGACGGCTGACCCGCACAGAGGCGGGATGGCGCGGATCGGCCACCCCGCCGGCAACACGTAGTAGGGTTCTTTGTGGCCCCCGATGTTCCACGCCGCTCGGGGCGCCGTTGCCGGTTGCCTTCTTGGTCTCCCGCAAGATCGAACGGCGCGTGGGAGAGCAGAGGAACGAAGAAATGGCAGTAGGCACGGTGAAGTGGTTCAACGCGACCAAGGGCTTCGGCTTCATCACCCCCGACGAGGGTGGCGACGACCTGTTCGTGCACCACAGCGCGATCGAGATGCAGGGATACCGCGAGCTGGCCGAGGGTCAGCGGGTGGAGTTTCAGAAGACCTCCGGCCCCAAGGGCCCGCAGGCCAGCTCCGTCCGCGCGATCTGACGCGGTCGTGACGACTGAGTCGTCTTCCGACGACACGGCGCTCGAGCTCCGCAGGAGCGGCCGCTCGTTCGCGGCCATCGCCAAGAAGCTGGGGTTGACGCGGGCGAGCGACGCGAACGAAGCGTTCAACCGAGCGCTCCGCACCCGGCCGACCGACGAGCAGGTGGTGCTCCGCGAGGAGGAGAGCCTCCGGCTCGACAAGCTCGCGACCAAGGTGCAGTCGCGCAAGGACCTGGCGCAGGAAGACGTCAACCGCCAGCTCCGCACGATCACCCGCCTGCGTGAGGCGCTCGTCGCGGACTGACCGCCCAGCGCTTCTTGTCGTAGTACGGCGTCCTCACGACGGCTGACTACGACAAGAACGCAACTCTTATCAGTCTCACAGCTTCGCGTCGCCGACCCGACGCGCCGACACCGCCGGCAGTAGCCTCACGAACGTGACGACCGGTTTCGGGTCGCGGCTCGCTGCATGCCGAGCGGTGCTGCTCGCGTTCGGCGGCGTGTGGCTCGGTCATGTCGCCGAGCACTACCGGGTGGAGGGGTCAGCGGGGCTCGTCCACGAGCTCAGCCACTCCGTGCACCTCTACATGCTCCCGCTCGGCGCGCTGCTCGTCGTCCTCGCTGCGCTGACCGGTGTCGGCTGGGTGCGGATGGCAGCTGCGCTGACGCAGCGGCTCGAGCGCGCCACCGAAGGCCTGGCGCGCGCCTTCCGTGGCGCGCGCCCTCGCCTCTACCCGACGGTGCCACACACCGCGCCAACCGTTTCGTCTGTCGGTGGCCGCTGGCTCGCGCTGGCGCTGCCGCTGGGCCTGGCGCAGCTCGTGCTCTACGCGCTGCAGGAGAACCTCGAGCACGCGCTGTCGCACGAAGCCATGCCGCTGCTGGGCGTGTTCGCGGGCGCCCACTGGGCGGCGTCATTCGTGCAGCTCAGCGTCGCGTGCCTGGTCGCCGCAATCGTGATCGCGTGCCGCAGTCGCGTCGCCGACCTGGCCCGTCGCATCGACGCGGTCGAGCGGCT
This genomic window from Actinomycetota bacterium contains:
- a CDS encoding cold-shock protein, whose amino-acid sequence is MAVGTVKWFNATKGFGFITPDEGGDDLFVHHSAIEMQGYRELAEGQRVEFQKTSGPKGPQASSVRAI
- a CDS encoding CoA transferase, yielding MQALPFATQLLARLGAEVVKIEPPAGESGRGSQPSMRDPSGRDVGATFLRNNLNKRSVAIDLKAPEGRDLFLRLVPRFDVVAENFKAGTMDRLGLGYDVVAAVHPRAIYVSVSGFGTGASPYAQWPAYASIVEAMSGIYEYMRPPDQPPRANPVGALGDISSALFATIGVLAALRHRDRTGEGQQVDVAMYDATVAMTDIVTNLASLGVERRAFPQPFILDVFRASDGWFVMQLVREHQFERLARVVERPEWIGDARLATRAGWGEHLDDVLRPGIEAWAATRTKVEAAEVLTAAGVAAGPCHDAAEVTADPHLAARNMLVEMARADGVDGDVIVPGNPVKLSKVAEGPETRVPWVGEHTDEVLRRELGLGDGELEALAGDGVIACQ
- a CDS encoding acetyl-CoA acetyltransferase is translated as MPSHGIKDQVAIVGAACTPFGEHWDRGADDLMVQAANETLASAGIEKDDIDAFWLGTATSGMSGITLARPLQVEGKPVTRVENYCATGSEALRGAAYAVASGAYDVAMALGVEKVKDSGYQGLAGGAGSPPTDGTQRTLTAAAMYSMVAPSYARKYGVSDEEMRDVLARIAWKNHYNGARNPRAQFRREVSTETICASPRVAGLLGVFDCAGVADGSAAAIVVRAEDAHRYTDKPLYIKALSFVAGTGSGLADPDYDYTTFPEVVASAEDAYRQAGITDPRHELAMAEVHDCFTPTELALMEDLGFAERGTGWKEILAGSFDLGGDLPVNPDGGLKSFGHPVGASGLRMIFECWLQLRGEAPEERRLGNDRRLALTHNLGGYPGEMVSFISVVGSELG
- a CDS encoding hydroxymethylglutaryl-CoA synthase, with translation MRGILSAGGYVPHGRLDRSAIAPFVGAGGGRGSRSVASYDEDTTTMGFEAARLALRAAADSPRPDMVWFSTVTPAYLDKTNATAIHAALRLDDDVAALDLGGAQRSAVGALRIALAGNDTVLVVAADMRTGFPGGADEASGGDGAAALLVGDDASAPLLAEHIGAASITAEFLDRWRAPGDVRSKVWEERFGETRYVALGERAWSDALKQAELTPADVDRVIVTSAHARATRSLVNRLGVAKEAIVDDLGATVGNTGAAHPALLLAATLEAMSLASAASGASGQVIALVVLADGADVLLFRTTAALAGCRTASAVADQVATARPVGYGKFLAWRGMLPVEPPRRPEPGRVSASASARHEDWKFGFVGRRDPDTDAPQLPPLPGGTGSAAMADVPGTIAAYTVDRIAYSPSPPIVFAIVDFDGGGRFPVELTDVAESDVQVGDRVEMTFRRLFTADGIHNYFWKARPIGSPHDRPDRQDG
- a CDS encoding crotonase/enoyl-CoA hydratase family protein, giving the protein MTYASIAYRTDGRIARITLDRPERLNAIDDHMPREIRLAVDEANADPAVHVIVVEGAGRAFCAGYDLKRYAERVDAGAQVSGRMPWDPMADYRLMRRNTDDFMSLWRSYKPTIAKVHGYAVAGGSDIALSCDLVVMAEDARIGYMPARVWGCPTTAMWVFRLGAERAKRLLFTGDTIDGRTAAEWGLVAEAVAARDLDTTVDALAERVAGVPRNQLMMQKLMINSAVDAMGLHATQTLATVFDGIARHSPEGVWFQQHAEAHGFHDAVEWRDSGRPIPDGDEARALLRDDDPV
- a CDS encoding acyl-CoA dehydrogenase yields the protein MDFDFSPEQLAFADEVERFLDENDDPDVFDVTRENMAQIVDTPKRRELMRKIADRGWLGITWPKEWGGQEGEGVYEYLLNEALARRGGPQIGKGVGIIGKTVLAHGSDKLKREFLPKILRNEVEFAVGYSEPDAGSDAASMKLRATRDGEGWRLNGQKTWTTSAHFAEWYWVGARTDPDAPKHNGITLFLVPLDHPGITINGIWTMGDERTNDVFFDDVWVSDDYVVGEVNRGFQYISEALDLERFTMFTFSPIQQRLELLCEHVATETRDGRPLRDDPVIRRQVAHLVTEAEVARVLGLRFVAASMKGGPPPTTEASEYKLFATELSKRLADTSMDVGGPGSQLRVRTDDAPMKGRAESTYRYTVIDTIGGGTSEVQKNIISRRKLGLPKNF
- a CDS encoding MaoC family dehydratase, encoding MPDDVAARVGCVQYEQRGGFPVERGYIWSTCASVENANPLFWDDEVARTITGGPIAPPTMLSVWFRPHHWAPGRTGELLPLQVHFDLKEHFGLPEAVISENTIVFHDPVRPGDEVSSRQILRSVSEEKTTRLGTGRFWVIDVEYRNQRDEVVGVESYTGFGYRRAPT
- a CDS encoding CoA transferase, yielding MREGMLRGVTVLDLASVGPAARASRWLADYGADVVKVGPVPAQDGVQITPPFHAYSAHREMRRALVDLKAPEGRDVFLRLADGADVVLESYRPGVVDRLGIGYDDVRARNPGIVYCSTTGYGQRGPRAAWAGHDLNYLATGGFLDCSGPGPDGQPPIPGATVADSAGGGMHAVIAILAALVRRSATGDGAYLDVSVAEGVLALMALQIDEHLATGARPGPRHGMLTGRYACYDTYVAADGRWLSVAAIEARFWSNLCRALGLERWADHQTDDDVQDEIRADLRAAFATRDRDAWIDELGPADTCVAPVLSVAELVDDPQFNARGAFVDAVHPCHGSFRQLAPTLAGMTRPSGPAAVPDSDLTDTDELLRAAGISPEESVELRRAGVVA
- the typA gene encoding translational GTPase TypA, which gives rise to MTSPRLSSRADLRNLAIVAHVDHGKTTLVDAMLWQSGAFRAHQEVAERVMDSMDLEREKGITILAKNTAVRHSGVKLNIVDTPGHADFGGEVERALAMVDGVLLLVDASEGPLPQTRFVLRKALERHLPVVLVINKVDRPDSRIKEVVDEVYELFLDLDAGEVQIEFPIVYCNARAGRASFDPADVGTDLEPLFEAIFEHIPAPTFDPEHPLQALVANLDASPYVGRLALCRVRHGTIRRGQQVAWCRADGTIERVKITEMYVTEALDRVDADEAGPGEIIAVAGLPDVTIGETLADPDDPRFLPVIRVDEPSLGMTLGVNTSPLAGLDGRKLTARLIKSRLDSELVGNVSLWVLPTERPDTWEVQGRGELQLAVLVEMMRREGFELTVGKPQVVTRIVDGKVHEPVERVSIDAPEEFLGVVTQLLALRKGRLEQMVNHGTGWVRLDYLVPARALIGFRTEFLTETRGTGVLHHVFDRFEPWYGELRTRPSGSLVADRSGPTTTYALLSLQERGALFVGPGEEVYEGMIVGENARTEDMDVNPTRERKLTNMRSSTADELVRLIPPRLLSLEQALEFIREDECIEVTPKQVRLRKAILDQADRGRRTANAKRARLRDG